A genomic segment from Halomonas sp. TA22 encodes:
- a CDS encoding acyl-CoA dehydrogenase C-terminal domain-containing protein, with protein sequence MAYYQAPLRDMRFVLNDVFQAPRRWAEMPETQEVSLDILDAILEEGAKVTQAELFVLNASGDAEGCRFDAGTVTTPKGFKKAFATLAEGGWLGLAGNPEYAGQGLPKMLTVAFEEMLYATNTSFALYPALNSGAALLLDHHASDAIKACYLPRMYTGQWLGTMCLTEPHCGTDLGLIKTRAEPMGEGTYTITGNKVWITGGEHDMVENIVHLVLAKLPDAPEGSRGISLFLVPKIKVNADGSLGERNALGCGGLEHKMGIKGSATCVMNFDGAEGVLIGKPHQGLATMFTMMNYERLSIGIQGLGLGEVAYQSAMDFARERLQSRAPSGAAAPDKPADPILVHPDVRRMALNVRAWNEGGRAFAAFVAGQLDIAKYHPDTEARRAADDMVALLTPVAKSFLTDRGFEATVEAQQIYGGSGYCVEWGAEQFVRDARIAMIYEGTNGIQAMDLVGRKLFRNGGAYVECFSELMREDLEGEVPAILTAFHQACQRELARLEDVTAWLLDQAKGRPEELGAAAADYLDLVGLVAYAWMWWKMSRAAYQGLEDRGEAGEAFYRAKLAMGHHFLARQLPRNEALERQIMAGAESMMTLDEEAFYPVG encoded by the coding sequence ATGGCCTACTACCAAGCGCCGCTTCGCGACATGCGCTTTGTCTTGAATGATGTATTCCAGGCGCCACGGCGCTGGGCCGAGATGCCCGAGACCCAGGAGGTAAGCCTGGACATTCTCGATGCGATCCTGGAAGAGGGGGCCAAGGTCACCCAGGCTGAGTTGTTTGTACTCAATGCCAGTGGCGACGCCGAAGGGTGCCGGTTCGACGCAGGTACGGTGACCACGCCCAAGGGCTTCAAGAAGGCGTTTGCCACCCTGGCCGAGGGCGGCTGGCTAGGGCTTGCGGGTAACCCGGAGTATGCAGGCCAGGGCCTGCCGAAGATGCTCACGGTGGCCTTCGAGGAGATGCTCTACGCCACCAACACCAGCTTCGCGCTCTATCCGGCGCTCAACAGCGGCGCGGCACTGCTGCTCGATCACCATGCAAGCGACGCCATCAAGGCATGCTACCTGCCCAGAATGTATACCGGGCAGTGGCTTGGCACCATGTGTCTGACCGAGCCGCACTGCGGCACCGATCTCGGATTGATCAAGACCCGCGCCGAGCCCATGGGCGAGGGCACCTATACCATCACCGGCAACAAGGTATGGATCACCGGTGGTGAGCATGACATGGTCGAGAACATCGTCCATCTGGTGCTCGCCAAGCTGCCCGACGCGCCGGAAGGCTCGCGAGGTATCTCGCTGTTTCTGGTGCCCAAGATCAAGGTCAACGCCGATGGCAGCCTGGGCGAGCGCAATGCGCTCGGCTGCGGTGGTCTCGAGCACAAGATGGGCATCAAGGGTAGCGCTACTTGCGTCATGAATTTCGACGGCGCCGAGGGCGTGCTGATCGGCAAGCCCCACCAGGGCCTTGCCACCATGTTCACGATGATGAATTACGAGCGGCTGTCGATCGGCATCCAGGGGCTCGGGCTCGGCGAGGTGGCCTACCAGAGTGCCATGGACTTTGCTCGCGAGCGGCTGCAGAGCCGGGCACCAAGCGGTGCGGCTGCCCCCGACAAGCCCGCCGATCCCATTTTGGTGCATCCCGATGTGCGGCGCATGGCGCTCAATGTGCGCGCCTGGAACGAGGGCGGGCGTGCCTTCGCCGCGTTCGTCGCCGGTCAGCTCGATATCGCCAAGTATCATCCCGATACCGAGGCGCGTCGCGCCGCCGACGATATGGTGGCGCTGCTGACCCCGGTCGCCAAGTCCTTCCTCACCGATCGTGGCTTCGAAGCCACGGTCGAGGCCCAGCAGATCTATGGTGGTAGCGGCTACTGCGTGGAGTGGGGGGCCGAGCAGTTCGTGCGTGATGCCCGTATCGCGATGATCTATGAAGGCACCAATGGCATCCAGGCGATGGATCTGGTGGGACGCAAGCTGTTTCGCAATGGCGGTGCCTATGTCGAATGCTTCTCCGAGTTGATGCGCGAGGACCTCGAGGGCGAGGTGCCGGCCATCCTGACCGCGTTTCACCAGGCATGTCAGCGGGAGCTGGCGCGGCTCGAGGATGTGACCGCCTGGCTGCTCGATCAAGCCAAGGGGCGCCCGGAGGAGCTCGGTGCGGCAGCAGCGGATTATCTCGATCTAGTGGGTCTTGTCGCCTACGCCTGGATGTGGTGGAAGATGTCGCGCGCCGCCTATCAGGGGCTTGAGGATCGAGGCGAGGCGGGTGAGGCGTTCTATCGTGCCAAGCTGGCGATGGGTCATCACTTCTTGGCGCGTCAGCTGCCACGCAATGAGGCACTGGAGCGCCAGATCATGGCGGGAGCAGAATCGATGATGACACTCGACGAGGAGGCCTTTTATCCAGTTGGCTGA
- the urtA gene encoding urea ABC transporter substrate-binding protein has protein sequence MLCAAAFGTGANALAQEGPIKVGVLHSLSGTMAISETALKDTVEMLIQQQNEAGGLLGRQLEAVVVDPASNWPLFAERARELLAQHEVDVVFGNWTSVSRKAVLPVFEELNGLLFYPVQYEGEESSENVFYTGAAPNQQAIPAVEYLLNEVGVERWVLAGTDYVYPRTTNRILEAFLKEEHGVADEDIMINYTPFGHSDWQNIVSDIRRFGSEGKKTAVVSTINGDANVPFYRELGNQGVDAADIPVIAFSVGEQELSGIDTGPLVGHLAAWNYFMSVDTDVNYDFIDAWIDYTGDEEAVTNDPMEAHYIGFNMWAEAVRKAGTTDVDAVKDAIIGVTVPNLTGGYAAMMPNHHITKPVLIGEVQDNGQFDIVWQTPSTVAGDAWSDYLPGSRDLMADWQAPMRCGNFNVATGSCGGSTAAEEAEAALAE, from the coding sequence CTGCTGTGTGCCGCGGCGTTTGGCACAGGCGCCAACGCCCTGGCTCAGGAAGGCCCCATCAAGGTCGGGGTGCTTCACTCGCTCTCAGGCACCATGGCCATCAGCGAGACGGCGCTCAAGGACACCGTCGAGATGCTGATCCAGCAGCAGAACGAGGCCGGTGGCCTGTTGGGTCGCCAGCTCGAGGCGGTAGTGGTCGACCCGGCATCGAACTGGCCGCTATTTGCCGAGCGCGCCCGCGAGTTGCTCGCCCAGCATGAGGTCGACGTGGTCTTCGGCAACTGGACCTCGGTCTCGCGCAAGGCCGTGCTGCCGGTATTCGAGGAGCTCAATGGCCTGCTCTTTTACCCGGTGCAGTATGAGGGGGAGGAGTCTTCCGAGAACGTCTTCTATACCGGTGCGGCGCCCAACCAGCAAGCGATCCCCGCAGTCGAGTATCTGCTCAACGAAGTTGGTGTGGAGCGCTGGGTGCTAGCCGGCACCGATTACGTCTATCCGCGCACCACCAACCGTATCCTCGAAGCCTTCCTCAAGGAGGAGCATGGCGTTGCCGACGAGGACATCATGATCAACTACACGCCGTTCGGGCACTCCGACTGGCAGAATATCGTCTCCGACATTCGCCGCTTCGGCAGCGAAGGCAAGAAGACCGCAGTGGTCTCGACCATCAATGGCGATGCCAACGTGCCGTTCTATCGCGAGCTTGGCAACCAGGGCGTCGACGCCGCCGATATTCCGGTCATCGCCTTCTCGGTGGGCGAGCAGGAGCTTTCCGGTATCGATACTGGCCCGCTGGTCGGCCACCTGGCGGCCTGGAACTACTTCATGAGCGTCGATACCGACGTCAACTACGACTTCATCGACGCCTGGATCGACTATACCGGCGACGAGGAGGCGGTCACCAATGACCCGATGGAGGCGCACTACATCGGCTTCAACATGTGGGCGGAAGCCGTACGCAAGGCCGGCACCACTGACGTCGACGCGGTCAAGGATGCAATCATCGGTGTCACCGTGCCGAACCTGACCGGTGGCTATGCGGCGATGATGCCCAACCACCACATCACCAAGCCGGTACTGATCGGTGAAGTGCAGGACAACGGCCAGTTCGACATCGTCTGGCAGACGCCCTCCACCGTGGCCGGCGATGCCTGGTCCGACTACCTGCCCGGCTCGCGCGACCTAATGGCCGACTGGCAGGCACCGATGCGCTGCGGCAACTTCAATGTCGCGACCGGCTCTTGCGGTGGCAGCACCGCCGCCGAAGAGGCGGAAGCGGCCCTGGCGGAGTAA
- the urtB gene encoding urea ABC transporter permease subunit UrtB produces the protein MPSLATAQQEERAQALLEALDVSSFPAKGEAIATIAASEDERARDWLQALLDGRLQRADDGRFVIVLDNSGRDWPVADALTGEALGEMSRRDLERIGINNALRNQLRSVIAVVDLYASNVTLRRASAERLLGEMDADLAEPVAELIEQEEDARVRQRLTQALAMHRLEQGDVLAIEHLDGSLHPRVRVALNRATNSDDAEIAEAARSALNNIEQNLRLNRAAETLYFGLSMGSVLVLAAIGLAITFGVMGVINMAHGELIMLGAYTTWAMQQLLPGQPGLALILSIPAGFLVAALAGVAIERSVIQFLKGRPLETLLATFGISLILQQLVRTGISPLNRTVITPEWMSGSLVINDALSLTLNRMYVLGFALVVFAGLLLIMRRTRLGLEVRAVTQNRAMARSMGIRATRVDIMTFALGSGVAGLAGVALSQLTNVGPNLGQNYIIDSFMVVVFGGVGNLWGTLVAGLSLGIINQIIEPWVGAVLAKIMVLVFIILFIQKRPRGLFPQKGRAAEG, from the coding sequence ATGCCAAGCCTGGCGACAGCCCAGCAGGAGGAGCGCGCCCAGGCGCTGCTCGAGGCGCTGGATGTGAGCTCCTTTCCCGCCAAGGGCGAGGCCATCGCCACCATTGCCGCAAGCGAGGACGAACGTGCCCGTGACTGGCTGCAGGCGCTGCTCGACGGACGTCTGCAGCGCGCCGACGATGGGCGTTTCGTCATCGTGCTCGACAACAGCGGTCGCGACTGGCCGGTCGCCGATGCGCTGACCGGCGAGGCGCTTGGCGAGATGTCGCGCCGCGATCTCGAGCGTATCGGCATCAACAATGCGCTGCGCAATCAATTGCGTAGCGTGATTGCCGTGGTCGATCTCTACGCCTCCAACGTCACCCTGCGCCGCGCCTCCGCCGAGCGCTTGCTGGGCGAGATGGATGCCGATCTGGCTGAGCCGGTGGCGGAGTTGATCGAGCAGGAGGAGGATGCCCGCGTCAGGCAGCGCCTGACCCAGGCACTGGCCATGCACCGTCTCGAGCAGGGCGATGTGCTGGCCATCGAGCACCTCGACGGCAGTCTGCACCCCCGCGTGCGGGTAGCGCTCAACCGCGCCACCAACAGCGACGATGCCGAGATTGCCGAGGCGGCACGCTCGGCGCTCAACAACATCGAGCAGAACCTGCGCCTCAACCGCGCCGCCGAGACGCTCTATTTCGGGCTTTCGATGGGCTCGGTCCTGGTGCTGGCGGCGATCGGCCTGGCGATCACCTTCGGTGTGATGGGGGTGATCAACATGGCGCATGGCGAGCTGATCATGCTCGGTGCCTACACCACCTGGGCGATGCAGCAGCTGCTGCCCGGCCAGCCCGGGCTGGCCCTGATCCTGTCGATTCCCGCCGGCTTCCTGGTCGCCGCCCTCGCCGGGGTCGCCATCGAGCGCAGTGTCATTCAGTTTCTCAAGGGGCGGCCGCTGGAGACCCTGCTGGCCACCTTCGGCATCAGCCTGATCCTGCAGCAGCTGGTGCGTACCGGCATCTCACCGCTCAATCGTACGGTGATCACGCCGGAGTGGATGAGCGGCTCGCTGGTGATCAACGATGCGCTGTCGCTGACGCTCAATCGCATGTATGTGCTGGGCTTCGCTCTGGTGGTGTTCGCCGGCCTGCTGCTGATCATGCGCCGTACCCGGCTGGGCCTTGAGGTGCGCGCCGTGACCCAGAACCGCGCCATGGCGCGCTCCATGGGCATTCGTGCCACCCGGGTCGACATCATGACCTTCGCGCTGGGCTCCGGTGTCGCCGGGCTTGCTGGCGTGGCGCTCAGCCAGCTCACCAACGTCGGCCCCAACCTCGGCCAGAACTACATCATCGATTCGTTCATGGTGGTAGTGTTCGGCGGGGTCGGCAACCTATGGGGCACCCTGGTGGCGGGGCTGTCGCTGGGCATCATCAATCAGATCATCGAGCCCTGGGTCGGCGCCGTGCTGGCCAAGATCATGGTGCTCGTGTTCATCATCCTGTTCATTCAGAAGCGCCCCCGCGGACTCTTCCCGCAGAAGGGCCGGGCGGCGGAGGGCTAA